In one Nicotiana sylvestris chromosome 8, ASM39365v2, whole genome shotgun sequence genomic region, the following are encoded:
- the LOC104233119 gene encoding ammonium transporter 2 member 5-like produces the protein MSLLAPPPPFPPAFNFSMLPSNLNPNDANPPWMSKGDNAWQLIAATLVGMQSVPGLIILYGGAVKKKWAVNSAFMALYAFACVLVCWVCWGYRLSFGEKLIPIWGKVDVALEQEYLFEQAFLGLFPNATMVFFQFVFAAITLILIAGALLGRMNFYAWMLFVPLWLTFSYTIGAYTIWSTNGWLSLKGIIDYSGGYVIHLSSGVAGFTAAYWVGPRSTKDRERFPPNNILLMLAGAGLLWMGWTGFNGGDPYAASIDASLAVLNTHVAAATSLLTWLILDLIFFGKPSVIGAVQGMITGLVAITPAAGVVQGWAAIIIGLCSGSIPWFTMMVVHKKSELLQKVDDTMAVFHTHAVAGSLGGILAGLFANPRLCYLFYGYYNKYYGFFYGLRDGKIHNGFRQMGLQLLGILFIVVVNVVMTSLICLLVQLIVPLRMSEEDMEIGDEAAHGEEAYAIWGQGDRLEKSAGFSAYNDDMITAGASRSNYNTSKSQVEMV, from the exons ATGAGTTTATTAGCTCCACCTCCTccttttcctccagcttttaacTTTTCTATGCTCCCTTCAAACTTGAATCCAAACGACGCGAATCCGCCATGGATGAGCAAAGGTGACAATGCATGGCAGCTAATTGCAGCCACCTTAGTGGGAATGCAAAGTGTACCAGGGCTTATAATATTGTACGGTGGAGCAGTAAAAAAGAAATGGGCAGTAAATTCAGCTTTTATGGCTTTATACGCCTTTGCTTGTGTTCTTGTCTGTTGGGTTTGTTGGGGATACAGATTGTCATTTGGTGAGAAACTTATACCAATATGGGGAAAAGTGGATGTTGCATTGGAACAAGAGTACCTCTTTGAGCAAGCATTTCTTGGGTTATTCCCAAATGCAACTATGGTTTTTTTCCAGTTTGTTTTTGCGGCAATTACTTTGATTTTGATTGCGGGAGCATTGCTGGGAAGAATGAATTTTTATGCGTGGATGCTATTTGTTCCATTATGGCTAACGTTTTCTTATACAATTGGAGCATACACCATTTGGTCTACGAATGGTTGGTTATCTCTCAAGGGTATAATTGATTATTCTGGTGGATATGTCATCCATTTGTCTTCTGGAGTCGCTGGTTTTACCGCTGCTTATTGG GTGGGTCCAAGGTCAACAAAGGACAGAGAGAGATTTCCACCAAACAATATCCTGCTAATGTTGGCTGGGGCAGGACTATTGTGGATGGGGTGGACAGGGTTCAATGGAGGAGATCCATATGCAGCCAGCATCGATGCATCCTTGGCAGTGTTAAACACACATGTTGCTGCTGCAACCAGCTTGTTAACATGGCTCATTCTTGATCTCATCTTCTTTGGAAAACCTTCTGTTATTGGTGCTGTCCAGGGCATGATCACTGGCTTAGTTGCTATCACTCCTGCTGCTG GTGTTGTACAAGGGTGGGCAGCCATAATCATAGGACTATGCTCAGGCTCTATTCCATGGTTTACAATGATGGTTGTCCACAAGAAATCAGAACTTCTTCAAAAAGTGGACGACACAATGGCTGTCTTCCACACCCACGCAGTAGCCGGTAGCTTAGGAGGAATCCTAGCTGGCCTTTTTGCTAACCCGAGACTGTGTTACCTTTTCTATGGCTACTACAACAAATACTATGGATTCTTCTATGGACTTCGAGATGGAAAAATTCACAACGGGTTCAGGCAAATGGGTCTCCAACTTCTCGGGATTCTGTTTATCGTAGTAGTGAATGTTGTAATGACAAGTTTGATATGTCTATTGGTGCAACTCATTGTGCCTTTGAGAATGTCAGAGGAAGATATGGAAATTGGAGATGAAGCTGCACATGGTGAGGAAGCTTATGCTATTTGGGGACAAGGTGATAGGCTTGAGAAATCTGCTGGTTTTTCAGCTTATAATGATGACATGATCACTGCTGGAGCTTCTAGGTCTAATTATAATACCTCTAAAAGTCAGGTTGAAATGGTCTAA
- the LOC104233117 gene encoding tRNA (cytosine(38)-C(5))-methyltransferase 2 isoform X1 translates to MMELEGSRKPWRVLEFYSGIGGMRYSLLKSAVKATVVEAFDINDVANDVYQHNFGHRPFQGNIQTLNATDLDRYNADAWLLSPPCQPYTRQGLQKGSCDARASSFIKILELIPQLLQPPSYLFVENVVGFETSDTHEILVKILEKNNFVTQEFILSPLQFGLPYSRPRYYCLAKRKPLSFEVPEFNNQLLRTPGPLLGQTESAMEKERLQSAEYWDELLQACQPVEHFLVFKTFGKGEDSSTYSFHANDSAKSDRSDEENNVYFVPSSLVERWGSAMDIVYPHSKRCCCFTKSYYRYVKGTGSLLATVQEKIENRTPSLQDLCLRYFTPREVANLHSFPEDFQFPQHISLRQRYAMLGNSLSVGVVAPLLQYLFINPS, encoded by the exons ATGATGGAGTTGGAAGGTTCTAGAAAGCCATGGCGAGTTCTGGAGTTCTACAGTGGCATTGGCGGCATGCGATATTCTTTGCTCAAATCCGCCGTCAAGGCCACCGTTGTGGAAGCTTTCGACATAAACGACGTCGCTAATGACGTTTACCAGCACAATTTCGGTCACCGCCCCTTTCAG GGTAATATTCAGACTCTGAATGCCACTGATCTTGATCGCTACAATGCTGATGCTTGGTTGCTTTCTCCTCCTTGTCAGCCATATACACGCCAAG GACTCCAGAAAGGTTCCTGTGATGCGCGTGCATCATCTTTTATTAAAATTCTGGAACTTATACCACAGCTATTGCAGCCTCCATCATATCTTTTTGTGGAAAATGTTGTAGGATTTGAG ACTTCTGATACCCATGAGATATTGGTCAAAATATTGGAAAAGAATAATTTTGTTACACAAGAATTTATTTTGAGTCCACTGCAATTTGGACTGCCATATTCTCGTCCTCGTTATTATTGCTTG GCCAAAAGGAAACCTTTATCCTTTGAAGTCCCTGAATTTAATAATCAGCTTCTTCGGACCCCTGGCCCTTTACTTGGACAGACTGAAAGCGCAATGGAAAAGGAACGGCTGCAATCGGCAGAGTATTGGGATGAGCTGCTTCAAGCTTGTCAACCTGTGGAGCATTTTCTTGTATTTAAAACTTTTGGCAAGGGGGAGGACTCATCAACTTACTCTTTCCATGCCAATGACTCTGCAAAATCAGATAGAAGTGATGAGGAAAATAATGTGTACTTTGTTCCATCAAGCTTGGTCGAAAGATGGGGAAGTGCCATGG ATATTGTTTATCCTCATTCAAAGCGTTgctgttgttttacaaaaagtTATTACAGATATGTGAAGGGTACTGGCTCCCTGCTGGCAACTGTCCAG GAAAAGATAGAGAATAGAACACCTTCACTGCAGGATCTGTGTCTAAGATACTTCACACCTAGGGAG GTTGCAAATTTGCATTCTTTTCCAGAAGACTTCCAGTTTCCACAACACATTAGTCTTCGTCAACG TTATGCAATGCTAGGAAACAGTTTAAGCGTGGGAGTAGTCGCTCCACTGCTTCAATATCTCTTTATCAACCCTTCATGA
- the LOC104233117 gene encoding tRNA (cytosine(38)-C(5))-methyltransferase 2 isoform X2, giving the protein MMELEGSRKPWRVLEFYSGIGGMRYSLLKSAVKATVVEAFDINDVANDVYQHNFGHRPFQGNIQTLNATDLDRYNADAWLLSPPCQPYTRQGLQKGSCDARASSFIKILELIPQLLQPPSYLFVENVVGFETSDTHEILVKILEKNNFVTQEFILSPLQFGLPYSRPRYYCLAKRKPLSFEVPEFNNQLLRTPGPLLGQTESAMEKERLQSAEYWDELLQACQPVEHFLVFKTFGKGEDSSTYSFHANDSAKSDRSDEENNVYFVPSSLVERWGSAMDIVYPHSKRCCCFTKSYYRYVKGTGSLLATVQVKL; this is encoded by the exons ATGATGGAGTTGGAAGGTTCTAGAAAGCCATGGCGAGTTCTGGAGTTCTACAGTGGCATTGGCGGCATGCGATATTCTTTGCTCAAATCCGCCGTCAAGGCCACCGTTGTGGAAGCTTTCGACATAAACGACGTCGCTAATGACGTTTACCAGCACAATTTCGGTCACCGCCCCTTTCAG GGTAATATTCAGACTCTGAATGCCACTGATCTTGATCGCTACAATGCTGATGCTTGGTTGCTTTCTCCTCCTTGTCAGCCATATACACGCCAAG GACTCCAGAAAGGTTCCTGTGATGCGCGTGCATCATCTTTTATTAAAATTCTGGAACTTATACCACAGCTATTGCAGCCTCCATCATATCTTTTTGTGGAAAATGTTGTAGGATTTGAG ACTTCTGATACCCATGAGATATTGGTCAAAATATTGGAAAAGAATAATTTTGTTACACAAGAATTTATTTTGAGTCCACTGCAATTTGGACTGCCATATTCTCGTCCTCGTTATTATTGCTTG GCCAAAAGGAAACCTTTATCCTTTGAAGTCCCTGAATTTAATAATCAGCTTCTTCGGACCCCTGGCCCTTTACTTGGACAGACTGAAAGCGCAATGGAAAAGGAACGGCTGCAATCGGCAGAGTATTGGGATGAGCTGCTTCAAGCTTGTCAACCTGTGGAGCATTTTCTTGTATTTAAAACTTTTGGCAAGGGGGAGGACTCATCAACTTACTCTTTCCATGCCAATGACTCTGCAAAATCAGATAGAAGTGATGAGGAAAATAATGTGTACTTTGTTCCATCAAGCTTGGTCGAAAGATGGGGAAGTGCCATGG ATATTGTTTATCCTCATTCAAAGCGTTgctgttgttttacaaaaagtTATTACAGATATGTGAAGGGTACTGGCTCCCTGCTGGCAACTGTCCAGGTAAAGCTTTAA